A section of the Lepus europaeus isolate LE1 chromosome 10, mLepTim1.pri, whole genome shotgun sequence genome encodes:
- the ZNF341 gene encoding zinc finger protein 341, translating into MAQAIFEALEGMDNQTVLAVQSLLDGQGAAPDPTGQSVSTPAAIQPLDDEDVFLCGKCKKQFNALPAFMTHKREQCPGNAPALATVSLATNSIYTPPSAAPAAVQQAPPPANRQISTYITVPPSPLIQTLVQGNILVSDDVLMSAMSAFTSLDQPMPQGSPPVQSSLNMHSVPSYLTQPPPPPPPPPPLPPPPPPQPPPPPPQSLGPPGRPNPGGNSVVEVYSAAAPLAGAGTVEIQALGMQPYPPLEVPSQCVEAPVYPAPPVYSPGKQGFKPKGPNPAAPMTSATGGAVASFEAPPALKSRRAKGAGGATEAAGKPKAQKLKCSYCDKSFTKNFDLQQHIRSHTGEKPFQCIACGRAFAQKSNVKKHMQTHKVWPPGRSGGTVSRNSVTVQVMALNPNQKEDEENTGLGQSLSSAPQPQALPAAAEDEGDKLETKQVVLIDSSYLCQFCPNKFSTYFQLKSHMTQHKNEQVYKCVVASCAQTFPKLDTFLEHIKSHQEELSYRCHLCGKDFPSLYDLGVHQYSHSLLPQHSPRKDSTVYKCVKCVNRYSTPGALEHHLQTATHNFPCPHCQKVFPCERYLRRHLPTHGSGGRFKCQVCKKFFRREHYLKLHAHIHSGEKPYKCSVCESAFNRKDKLKRHMLIHEPFKKYKCPFSTHTGCSKEFNRPDKLKAHILSHSGMKLHKCALCSKSFSRRAHLAEHQRAHTGNYKFRCASCAKGFSRHKYLKDHRCRLGPPKDKDLQARRPPRRRAAPRSSSSGSGGGGSASGHKVGTSLPDTLGLEELKDAGTGPVAEAAPGKTPFAEPDAVLSIVVGGTVGGDPELVVPGHPEGLGSNLALAELQAGAEGSCAMLAVPVYIQASE; encoded by the exons GGATGGACAATCAGACTGTTCTGGCCGTCCAGTCGCTGTTGGATGGCCAAGGAGCGGCCCCTGATCCCACAGGCCAGAGCGTGAGCACACCTGCTGCTATCCAGCCGCTGG ATGACGAGGATGTCTTCCTGTGCGGGAAGTGTAAGAAGCAGTTCAATGCGCTGCCGGCATTTATGACCCACAAGCGGGAACAGTGCCCGGGGAATGCCCCGGCCCTGGCCACAGTCTCTCTGGCCACCAACAGCATCTACACGCCGCCCTCGGCAGCGCCCGCAGCGGTCCAGCAGGCCCCGCCTCCTGCCAATCGTCAG ATCTCCACGTACATCACGGTGCCCCCGTCCCCGCTGATCCAGACCCTGGTGCAGGGGAACATCCTGGTGAGCGACGACGTGCTCATGTCCGCCATGTCGGCCTTCACGTCCCTGGACCAGCCCATGCCGCAGGGCTCCCCGCCTGTGCAG AGCAGCCTGAACATGCATTCCGTGCCCAGCTACCTCACCCAGCCACCCCCGCCGCCTCCGCCCCCGCCGCCTCtgccgccgcccccacccccacagcccccgccccccccaccccagagcctggGCCCTCCCGGGCGGCCCAACCCTGGTGGGAACAGCGTGGTGGAGGTCTACAGTGCTGCAGCACCCCTGGCCGGGGCTGGGACTGTGGAGATCCAGGCTCTGGGGATGCAGCCCTACCCACCCCTGGAG GTGCCAAGCCAGTGCGTGGAGGCTCCAGTGTACCCAGCACCCCCAGTGTATAGCCCCGGCAAGCAGGGGTTCAAGCCAAAAGGACCAAACCCTGCTGCCCCCATGACCAGTGCCACGGGGGGTGCGGTGGCCTCCTTCGAGGCCCCACCAGCGCTGAAGAGCCGACGGGCTAAAGGTGCCGGCGGAGCCACGGAAG CTGCAGGAAAGCCAAAGGCTCAGAAGCTCAAGTGCTCGTATTGTGACAAGTCGTTCACCAAAAACTTCGACCTGCAGCAGCATATCCGCAG CCACACGGGGGAGAAGCCCTTCCAGTGCATCGCGTGCGGCCGTGCCTTCGCCCAGAAGTCCAACGTCAAGAAGCACATGCAGACCCACAAGGTGTGGCCTCCAGGGCGCAGCGGCGGCACCGTTTCTCGAAACTCAGTGACTGTTCAGGTCATGGCCTTGAACCCCAATCAGAAGGAGGATGAGGAAAACACAG GCTTGGGCCAGTCCCTGTCCAGTGCACCACAGCCACAGGCCTTGCCCGCGGCAGCCGAAGATGAGGGGGACAAGCTGGAGACCAAGCAGGTGGTCCTCATCGACAGCTCCTACCTGTGCCAGTTTTGTCCCAACAAGTTCAGCACCTACTTCCAGCTCAAGTCCCACATGACCCAGCATAAGAACGAGCAG GTGTACAAGTGCGTGGTCGCCAGCTGCGCGCAGACCTTCCCGAAGCTCGACACGTTTCTGGAGCACATCAAGAGCCACCAGGAGGAGCTGAGCTACCGCTGCCACCTCTGTGGCAAGGACTTCCCCTCGCTGTACGACCTGGGCGTGCACCAGTACTCCCACAGCCTCCTGCCGCAGCACAGCCCCCGCAAGGACAGCACTGTCTACAA GTGTGTCAAGTGCGTCAACAGGTACTCCACCCCCGGGGCCCTGGAGCACCACCTGCAGACGGCCACTCACAACTTCCCCTGCCCGCACTGCCAGAAG GTGTTTCCCTGTGAACGGTACCTGCGGCGCCACCTGCCCACCCATGGCAGTGGGGGCAGGTTCAAGTGCCAGGTGTGCAAGAAATTCTTCCGGCGGGAGCACTACCTCAAACTGCACGCTCACATCCACTCAG GAGAGAAGCCCTACAAGTGCTCGGTGTGTGAGTCCGCGTTCAACCGCAAGGACAAACTGAAGAGGCACATGTTGATCCATGAGCCCTTCAAGAAATACAAGTGTCCGTTCTC GACGCACACCGGCTGCAGTAAGGAATTCAACCGGCCTGACAAGCTGAAGGCTCACATCCTGTCCCACTCTG gcatGAAGCTCCACAAATGCGCCCTGTGCAGCAAGTCCTTCAGCCGCCGCGCCCACCTTGCCGAGCACCAGCGCGCCCACACTGGCAACTACAAGTTCCGCTGTGCCAGCTGCGCTAAGGGCTTTTCCCGGCACAAATACCTCAAGGACCATCGTTGCCGCCTGGGCCCCCCAAAGGACAAGGACTTGCAAGCCCGGCGGCCCCCCCGGAGGAGGGCAGCAccccgcagcagcagcagcggcagcggtGGCGGCGGCAGCGCCAGTGGACACAAAGTGGGGACCTCGTTGCCCGACACGCTGGGGCTGGAGGAGCTGAAGGATGCCGGGACTGGGCCGGTGGCCGAGGCTGCCCCAGGGAAGACGCCCTTTGCGGAGCCAGACGCGGTGCTGTCCATCGTGGTGGGTGGCACGGTAGGCGGGGACCCTGAGCTGGTGGTGCCTGGGCACCCCGAGGGCCTGGGCTCGAACCTGGCACTGGCCGAACTGCAGGCCGGGGCCGAGGGCTCTTGTGCCATGCTCGCTGTGCCTGTCTATATCCAGGCCTCCGAGTGA